In the Lepus europaeus isolate LE1 chromosome 18, mLepTim1.pri, whole genome shotgun sequence genome, one interval contains:
- the LOC133776879 gene encoding LOW QUALITY PROTEIN: zinc finger protein OZF-like (The sequence of the model RefSeq protein was modified relative to this genomic sequence to represent the inferred CDS: substituted 1 base at 1 genomic stop codon) — protein MEQALEQIRQGKVFKRKNIFYESEKLFMVETCNKPTATIGKTTQILQDFHKKSNLSIHQQSPKRENVYKYIGPVEPVIYQSYVRMNHRQNIEKKSYACKTCGKSFSNKFCHPLHHSTHIVENPHVCNDCGETTHQKSGVIRHQRIHTGLKSYKGNDCGKFFGQKKHLINHQRIHTGEKPYECNYCGKTFGQKSTLTNHQRSHTGEKPYECNDCGKAFGWKSNLINHQRSHTGERPYECNDCGKAFGQKSHLINHKRIHTGDKPYECNDCGKTFGRKSNLRKHQRSHTGERPYECNDCGKAFGQKSHLRKHQRIHTGDKPYVCNHCGKAFGQKSTLTNHQRIHTGEKPYECNDCGNAFSQKSTLTNHQRSHTGEKPYKCSDCGKTFGQNSNLRKHQRIHTGDXHCECNGCGKTFAQKPHLINHQRIHTGDKPYECNDCGKTFGQKSQLKMHQRIHTMEKAYK, from the coding sequence ATGGAGCAGGCACTTGAACAAATTAGACAAGGGAAAGTcttcaaaaggaagaatatatTCTATGAATCTGAGAAGCTTTTTATGGTAGAAACCTGTAATAAGCCAACTGCCACTATTGGCAAGACAACTCAAATACTACAAGATTTCCATAAAAAGTCTAACCTCAGTATACATCAACAAAGTCCCAAAAGAGAGAACGTTTATAAATATATTGGGCCTGTGGAACCTGTCATTTACCAATCATATGTTAGAATGAATCATAGACAAAATATAGAGAAGAAATCCTATGCTTGTAAAACTTGTGGGAAGTCATTCAGTAATAAATTCTGCCATCCCCTCCATCACAGCACTCATATAGTGGAAAACCCTCATGTGTGTAATGATTGTGGAGAAACCACTCACCAGAAGTCAGGTGTCAttagacatcagagaattcacacagggttgAAATCTTATAAAGGTAATGACTGTGGGAAGTTCTTTGGCCAGAAGaaacacctcataaatcatcagagaattcacacaggggagaaaccttatgaatgtaattatTGTGGAAAAACTTTTGGCCAGAaatcaacactcacaaatcatcagagaagtcacacaggggagaagccttatgagtgcaatgactgtggaaaagcctttggctggaagtcaaacctcataaatcatcagagaagtcacacaggggagaggccttatgagtgcaatgactgtggaaaagcctttggccagaagtcacaccTCATAAATCATAAGAGAATTCATACAGGtgataagccttatgaatgcaatgactgtggaaaaacctttggccggaagtcaaacctcagaaagcatcagagaagtcacacaggggagaggccttatgagtgcaatgactgtggaaaagcctttggccagaagtcacacctcagaaagcatcagagaattcacacaggggataagccttatgtATGTAAtcattgtggaaaagcctttggccagaagtcaacactcacaaatcatcagagaattcacacaggggagaaaccttatgaatgcaatgactgtggaaatgcCTTTAGCCAGAaatcaacactcacaaatcatcagagaagtcacacaggggagaaaccttataaatgcagtgactgtggaaaaacctttggtcAGAATTCAaacctcagaaagcatcagagaattcacacaggggattaGCATTGTGAATGCAATggctgtggaaaaacctttgccCAGAAGccacacctcataaatcatcagagaattcacacaggggataagccttatgaatgcaatgactgtggaaaaacctttggccagaagtcacaactcaaaatgcatcagagaattcacaccatGGAAAAAGCTTATAAatga